ATCGCAATACGCCCCACAAAACTGGTGTAGTCGAGTGAGGTAATTTGCATTTGCGCAGGTCCGGCATGGTACGGTGCTTCGGGAATGACGCGCAAAATGGTATCGAGCAGCGGCAACACATCAGTGCCGGGCTTTTGCCAATCGGTGCTCATCCACCCTTGCTTGGCCGACCCGAAAACTGTTTCAAAATCGAGCTGCTCTTCGGTGGCATCGAGATTAAACATCAGGTCGAAAACAGCTTGCTGGGCTTCGTCGGGTGTACAGTTCTCCTTGTCTACCTTATTTACCACCACAATGGGTTTCAGCCCAAGTTCAACGGCCTTTCCGAGTACAAAACGGGTTTGAGGCATGGGGCCTTCAAAGGCATCCACAAGAAGCAGCACTCCGTCGGCAAGGCGAAGCACGCGCTCTACCTCTCCGCCAAAGTCGGCGTGACCGGGTGTATCAATGATGTTGATTTTAACACCTTCGTACACCACCGATACGTTTTTAGACAAAATGGTGATTCCGCGCTCGCGTTCAAGGTCGTTGTTATCGAGGATGAGCTCGCCGGTTTCTTTGTGTGCTTCAATGGTTTGAGAAGCATGAATAATGCAGTCAACCAGGGTGGTTTTACCGTGGTCAACGTGTGCAATAATGGCAACGTTTCTTACAGATTTCATGAAAATGGAATGGGGAAAAAATTATTCATCGTCGCGGTTAACCCGCAGTTTTCGACCGTTTACTTCAAGACCGTCAAAGTGACGACCAATGTTTTTGCCTTCCTGACCTTGTACATCAAAAAAGGCAAAACGATCTTTGATGGAAACGCGTTCTATTTGCTTGCGCGAAATACCTGCCTGTTCCGCCACAAAATCCACCAGTGTTTTCGGGTCGAGACCGTCTGCAAATCCGGCATTGATGAAGTAACGTGTCCCGTCATCGTTTTTTTTACTGCGTGCCTTACGTTCAGGGCGATCCTTCTTCTCTCCTTTGCGGTCGGATTTGCGGTCGTGGTCGGCACGCTCGGTGCGCTCGCGTTTACCTTCAGACTTGCGCTCGCGGTCTTGCCATGATTCACGTCCTTTGCGACCTTCACGACGATCACTTCTCTCTCCGCGTTCCCGGAAAGATGAGCGTTCTGATCTGGCATTTAAATCATCATCGGCACCACGTGGTGCACCTCCCAATTGTTGGGCAAGCAGCTTACCAATCAACTCTTCTTTGGAGAGTTCCATCAATTGCTCCATCGCGCTTTCAACCATTTGGCCTTTAGCTGGCTTGGTCTTTTTGAGATTATCTACCCACAGGTCGAGCTGGCCGCGCTGAACTTGTTGAAGCGTGGGAATTTCGATAGGCTGAACACTTATTTTCAAAGTTTTTTCGAGACGCCGCATAGACGACTCCTCCCTCGGGTTGAGCAGCAATACCGACATGCCCGACTTTCCGGCTCGAGCGGTTCGTCCGCTTCGGTGCGCAAACGATTCGTGATCTTGTGCCATACCAAGGTGAAATACGTGGGTCAGGTCGTTGATATCCAAACCCCGGGCCGCCACGTCGGTTGCCACAATCATTTTGAGAGCGCGCTTGCGAAACTGGTTCATTACGCGCTCGCGCTGCACTTGAGAGAGGTCACCATGAAGAGCTTCTACGCGGTAACCGCTCCGGTTTAAATCGTCGGCCACTTCCTGGGTATCCACACGGGTACGGCAAAAAACAATCCCATATACATCAGGAATGTGATCAAGAAAGCGCTTTAAGGCTTCGTTGCGGTTTTTGCGGGTTACAATGGCGTATCGGTGCTCTATATTTACGTTGGTGCGTTGCGTGGAGTCGATAGACACCACCACCGGATCGGTCATAAACGTTTCGGTAATGGTGCGAATGGCCGGAGGCATGGTAGCCGAAAACATCCAGATGGGATGATCACCGGTGTGTTTCAGAATCTCGTGCACATCCTCTTTAAAACCCATGTTGAGCATCTCATCGGCTTCGTCGAGAACCACCGCGTTTACAGTGTCGAGAGATACTTCTTTGCGTCGGATTAAATCGAGCAAACGTCCGGGTGTTGCCACCAGAATATGGGGAGCGTTTGCGCGTAAAGAGCGCAGCTGACCCGCAATAGGGGCGCCTCCGTACACAGTGAGTAGTCGTAGTCCACGCTGCTGCTTTCCGAAGCGCTTGAGTTCTTCGCCGATTTGCACAGCCAGCTCGCGCGTGGGTGCCACAACCAGGAATTGAGTAGTAGGTTCAGCAGTGTTGCAGTGCTGAAGGATAGGTAGCCCGTAGGCAATCGTTTTTCCAGTTCCTGTTTGGGCCAGACCAATAAAGTCGCTATTTTGTTGCAACAGAACCGGAATAGCCTGCACCTGGATCGCGGTGGGTTCAGTAATGGATGCTGCGGCCAAAGCCGCTGCCCATGATTCGTGAAGTCCCAGTTCTTGAAATGCTTGCATTGTTCTCTAAAAAGGCCGCAAAGGTAGGCTTAAAATGTAAGCAAAAAGTTAAACCCGACCAAATCAGTGTAAAATACGACCGGCCCAGCTTGTAAGAAGCTGAACCGGTCACCAATCAATCATGAAAACAAATCTGATCGCTATGAGATCTGAATGGTTTTGGTCCTCTTTTCCTCAGTGCGTTTTGGAATATCAACCTTCAGGATGCCATTTTTGACCTGTGCCTTGATGTCTTCTTCGTTTACATTATCTGGCATACGAAAAGAGCGCTTAAACGACTGATAATAGAACTCCCGACGGCTGTAGCGCGCGTCTTTATCCTCCTTTTCTTCGCTCTTTTCAGATGAAATGGTGAGCAAACCGGCGTTCAGTTCAATGTTCACATCATCCTTGTCGAAACCCGGCACGGCGAGCTCTACTTCAAAGCGATCGTCCAACTCTTTGATGTTGGCAGATGGAATGTCGCGCTGCATACGGTTGTCAAAGAAGTCGCTGTCAAACAGGCTGTCGAAAAACGGACTGAATACAGGTGGGTTTTTGCGAAATTTGGTGAGTGTCATAATAGTAAGTTTTTTGGGTTTACAATGTTTTTTCTGTTCGTCTAAAAAGCCCTGCTCAATGGTTGTGCCGATGAAAAATACCGGACATTTTGTTCGTGAAAAGACTGATTAGCAGACATTATGACGCAATTCCAGTAATTTGCCCTGACATTATTTCAGCATCCTATCTCCTGAAGGATACCTTATCTTCGCACCCGATGCATTCCACAGAAAAAGCAAGAACCTATACCAACAAGCAAGGCGTTACCCTCACTTTGGAGGAGTGGATTGCCTACCTGGACGACGTTGACTTTGAGAGCTACCGAAACATTCAGGGTTTGTACGATATGTGGAACGAAGATTTCTCGGTCGAAATGCGCGAGGCCCTGGATTCATACTACCGAAAGCGCAAAGCGCGATTCAGGAAAACAGGCCGCTAAGGCGCGGCGCTATGGTGAAAACACTACTTTAGCCCATCGAACTGTTCAGCAAGGCTTGTTCAACGAAGTATTGTGAAATCAGCGCCTTTAAATATGCTTAATCTTGAATTAAATATCTGGGATATCATAGCCGAGTACAGTACCATTATCTATACCAGCACAGCGGTACTAATAGTCATTGGCGCGATTATCCTTACGCGGGTTATGGGGATGCTGATGCGGCGAATTATGCGGCGCGATGTTGAGCACCAGAGCGGAGACCTCACACGTCTTCGCTTTTTGAACAACGCCATCTCTGCCCTTATCTGGTTTACGGCCCTCACGCTCATTATATTCACCGTTCCTCAACTGCGCGCTTTGGCCATAACGCTTTTTGCCGGGGCAGGAATTTTGGTAGCAATCATTGGTTTTGCTGCTCAGGCAGCTTTTGCAAACATCATCTCCGGAATTTTTATTGTCATGTCG
This genomic window from Cryomorphaceae bacterium contains:
- a CDS encoding DEAD/DEAH box helicase, which encodes MQAFQELGLHESWAAALAAASITEPTAIQVQAIPVLLQQNSDFIGLAQTGTGKTIAYGLPILQHCNTAEPTTQFLVVAPTRELAVQIGEELKRFGKQQRGLRLLTVYGGAPIAGQLRSLRANAPHILVATPGRLLDLIRRKEVSLDTVNAVVLDEADEMLNMGFKEDVHEILKHTGDHPIWMFSATMPPAIRTITETFMTDPVVVSIDSTQRTNVNIEHRYAIVTRKNRNEALKRFLDHIPDVYGIVFCRTRVDTQEVADDLNRSGYRVEALHGDLSQVQRERVMNQFRKRALKMIVATDVAARGLDINDLTHVFHLGMAQDHESFAHRSGRTARAGKSGMSVLLLNPREESSMRRLEKTLKISVQPIEIPTLQQVQRGQLDLWVDNLKKTKPAKGQMVESAMEQLMELSKEELIGKLLAQQLGGAPRGADDDLNARSERSSFRERGERSDRREGRKGRESWQDRERKSEGKRERTERADHDRKSDRKGEKKDRPERKARSKKNDDGTRYFINAGFADGLDPKTLVDFVAEQAGISRKQIERVSIKDRFAFFDVQGQEGKNIGRHFDGLEVNGRKLRVNRDDE
- a CDS encoding Hsp20/alpha crystallin family protein — protein: MTLTKFRKNPPVFSPFFDSLFDSDFFDNRMQRDIPSANIKELDDRFEVELAVPGFDKDDVNIELNAGLLTISSEKSEEKEDKDARYSRREFYYQSFKRSFRMPDNVNEEDIKAQVKNGILKVDIPKRTEEKRTKTIQIS